One Vigna unguiculata cultivar IT97K-499-35 chromosome 11, ASM411807v1, whole genome shotgun sequence DNA window includes the following coding sequences:
- the LOC114170391 gene encoding uncharacterized protein LOC114170391 yields MSRPNQAIEQEDETKSLWRYFTKIRKTLGGGNYMVNCTLCDFEFNGSYTRVRAHLLKIKGEGVRVCPKVNPTKLAELKRLDNEATLKIENSKKKKVSLPPVSEERKQTSSGGVHQKLKGPLEASFNIQARDALDCEIARMFYSSGLAFHLARSPYYRSAFSYAANTSNLSGYVPPSYNKLRGSLLDKERAHVENLLQPIKNSWKPKGVTIVSDGWSNPQRRPLINFMAINESGPMFLKAIDGSGETKDKDFIAKHMRDVIMEVGPKNVVQIITNNAAVCKAAGMIIESEFSSIYWTPCVVHTFNLALKNICMAKSTERNSDLYEEFYWISQIADDATFIKNFIMGHSMRLSMFNNFNSLMFLSVAPTRFASTIIMLKRFRSLKRGLQEMVISNEWSDYKEDNVDNA; encoded by the coding sequence ATGAGTAGACCTAATCAAGCTATTGAACAAGAAGATGAAACAAAATCTCTTTGGAGATATTTTACAAAGATAAGAAAAACTCTCGGTGGTGGAAACTATATGGTCAACTGtactttgtgtgattttgaatttaatgGATCTTACACTCGAGTGAGAGCTCATCTCTTAAAAATTAAGGGAGAAGGGGTTAGAGTTTGTCCAAAGGTGAATCCGACAAAACTTGCTGAGCTTAAAAGATTGGATAATGAAGCaactttgaaaattgaaaattcaaagaagaaaaaggtctCTCTACCACCTGTATCTGAGGAAAGAAAGCAGACAAGCAGTGGTGGTGTTCACCAAAAACTCAAGGGTCCTCTAGAAGCTTCTTTCAACATTCAAGCTAGAGATGctcttgattgtgaaattgcaaGGATGTTTTATTCTTCAGGATTAGCATTTCATCTCGCAAGAAGTCCTTATTATAGGAGTGCCTTTTCTTACGCTGCCAATACTTCTAACCTTAGTGGATATGTACCACCATCATATAATAAATTGAGAGGTTCACTGCTTGATAAAGAAAGAGCTCATGTAGAAAATCTTCTGCAACCTATAAAGAATTCATGGAAGCCAAAAGGTGTGACAATTGTTAGCGATGGATGGAGCAACCCTCAAAGAAGACCTCTTATCAATTTTATGGCTATCAATGAGAGTGGACCAATGTTTTTGAAAGCAATAGATGGATCTGGTGAGACAAAAGACAAGGATTTTATTGCCAAACACATGAGAGATGTAATTATGGAAGTTGGACCAAAAAACGTGGTACAAATTATCACAAACAATGCAGCAGTATGTAAGGCAGCAGGCATGATCATAGAATCAGAATTTTCTTCAATCTATTGGACTCCTTGTGTAGTGCACACCTTTAATCTtgcattgaaaaatatttgtatggCAAAAAGTACAGAAAGAAATAGTGATCTTTATGAAGAATTTTATTGGATCTCACAAATTGCTGATGATgctacatttattaaaaacttcaTTATGGGGCACTCTATGAGATTATCAATGTTTAATAACTTCAATTCATTGATGTTTCTTTCTGTTGCTCCAACGAGATTTGCTTCAACCATTATCATGCTTAAAAGATTTAGAAGCTTGAAAAGAGGACTCCAAGAGATGGTAATTAGTAATGAATGGTCTGATTACAAAGAGGATAATGTTGATAATGCATGA